One segment of Bacteroides caecimuris DNA contains the following:
- a CDS encoding DUF1735 domain-containing protein, with protein MKRYIPIALSLMAFSLISCGEVMDLTQPEKAEVTYSDITLSLYQTGKYELYLDEPEYEYTIMVEKSHCEKEAKVEFAVVDAHSFGEEYTLLPAANYDLDVNSLDFKGDDVLHTVGLRFHDLTTLDNTKKYVLGLKLKSENLAVNEEKSTMTFYLQQKQGGIGNPYIITAAKDLAKLGEYLKEGQITYVRLGADIDLQGMDWTPVEATAAKPVDFDGCGHAISNLKITSSSSGYQGFFGMLTGRCANVTFTNAQVTANKKLTGIVAGQAGNVSGAGIVENVRVSGTISLTSGNAAWDDGQAGGICGRLHGADSKIYQCGSETKITALWSAGGICGEVREGASIEQCYHVGDITTQSCVGGIASRLLGSTISHCYSHGVMKAVPMVVANPGGGIAGWVQPISGASTTSAISYCWSDCDVSAQNQVGGIMGNANNTTGSGITVHHCVAWNTYLFSQAAPKSGKVCGRYSQNVAYSCYANPAMECVFSGNPALPDQASVNVGAITTVDRYNGLTTINNLMEAIRALDWDASIWNLNGEQPRLAWELN; from the coding sequence ATGAAAAGATATATTCCTATCGCCCTGTCGTTAATGGCGTTTTCGTTGATTTCATGTGGAGAAGTCATGGATCTGACACAGCCGGAAAAGGCTGAAGTTACCTATTCGGATATAACCTTGTCACTTTATCAAACAGGTAAGTATGAGTTGTATCTGGATGAGCCGGAATATGAATATACCATTATGGTAGAAAAGAGCCATTGTGAAAAGGAAGCGAAAGTGGAATTTGCAGTAGTTGATGCTCACTCATTTGGCGAGGAATACACACTATTGCCTGCGGCTAACTATGACCTTGATGTCAATAGTCTCGATTTCAAGGGTGACGATGTGTTGCACACTGTCGGTCTGCGTTTCCACGATCTTACTACATTGGACAACACCAAGAAATATGTGCTCGGTCTGAAACTGAAATCCGAAAATCTTGCCGTCAACGAAGAGAAGAGTACTATGACCTTCTATCTGCAACAAAAGCAGGGTGGTATCGGTAATCCGTATATCATCACTGCGGCCAAGGATTTGGCCAAGCTCGGTGAATACCTCAAGGAGGGGCAGATTACCTATGTACGTCTGGGTGCAGATATCGATCTGCAAGGCATGGACTGGACTCCTGTGGAAGCCACTGCAGCCAAGCCGGTGGACTTTGATGGTTGTGGACACGCCATTAGTAATCTGAAAATAACATCTTCTTCATCCGGTTATCAGGGTTTCTTCGGTATGTTGACAGGGCGATGTGCCAATGTTACTTTTACAAATGCACAAGTCACTGCCAATAAAAAACTTACGGGTATTGTCGCTGGTCAGGCAGGTAATGTTTCCGGTGCGGGTATAGTGGAGAACGTTCGGGTATCGGGTACTATCAGTTTGACTTCGGGCAATGCTGCATGGGATGACGGTCAAGCGGGCGGCATCTGTGGGCGACTTCACGGGGCAGACAGCAAGATTTATCAATGTGGTTCGGAAACGAAGATTACTGCATTGTGGTCGGCAGGTGGTATCTGCGGTGAGGTGCGTGAAGGAGCTTCTATAGAACAATGCTATCATGTGGGTGATATTACTACCCAGTCGTGCGTCGGCGGTATTGCCAGCCGGTTGCTTGGAAGTACTATTTCTCATTGTTATTCTCATGGAGTGATGAAAGCAGTTCCTATGGTTGTGGCTAATCCGGGCGGTGGTATTGCCGGATGGGTACAACCTATTTCCGGTGCTTCTACTACTTCTGCCATATCCTACTGCTGGAGCGACTGTGATGTATCTGCACAAAATCAGGTGGGAGGTATCATGGGTAACGCCAATAACACAACAGGGTCCGGCATTACTGTTCATCACTGTGTAGCATGGAACACATATTTATTCTCTCAAGCTGCCCCCAAATCGGGTAAGGTATGTGGACGGTACAGTCAGAATGTGGCTTATTCCTGTTACGCTAACCCGGCTATGGAATGTGTTTTCTCTGGTAATCCCGCACTGCCTGACCAAGCTAGTGTAAACGTAGGTGCAATTACTACGGTAGATCGTTATAACGGCTTGACTACCATCAATAACCTGATGGAAGCCATTCGTGCTCTCGACTGGGATGCCTCTATATGGAATCTTAACGGTGAGCAACCTCGCCTGGCATGGGAGCTGAATTGA
- a CDS encoding RagB/SusD family nutrient uptake outer membrane protein — protein MRKHKLNWIWIILLGLFVGSCEDYLDRSPDDGLSEDDVYKDYSSLLGFMDRIFQNDDILIFTHGINSYSNTCVTVGNLSDEYASVRDDDPSKFVNAGNWLENAGTRFEIGSKSDGKNFKSAISRAYTGLRIVNRVISGVDQVKSITDDQRRKLLGQAHFLRAYFYFEIIKRYGGMPIFDQLWGASDDFDFPRKTYQESNAWMQTDLDKAIEYLPISWPDEEHGRPDRVSAMALKAMTQLYAASPLMQNDLNSIENKGYGKEMAAEAARSAQKAINAIESHEYYRLMNHDEYRSIQLMPNSNQFAQPEYLWFLRWHHGNWSAFVRAQWLTQPYDNKTGAEGTPYNAPTQNAVDMYERKGADGNYYPITDPRSGYDAVKTTNPYSDRDPRFTNNILVPGEQWGKNLQGVPYYLTTYSGGYSENFISTNQFTRGSQQTGYMCKKFIWPEASVPLFGEAGFQLYRLVAVYIRVSQVYLDMAEASYEATGDPDAVVTGCTMSARQALNKIRVRAGIGELPDGVDFREAYRRERGVELMFEGHRWYDIRRWMIAEDLFKGEYPIMGVKATPINHSYTADQLKVEKACTYKLTDFTYEYVPVRTAVRTFNKRNYWYPLPMDEVAALDNLQQNPGW, from the coding sequence ATGAGAAAACATAAGTTGAATTGGATATGGATCATTCTGTTGGGTTTGTTTGTAGGAAGTTGTGAGGACTATCTGGACCGCTCTCCCGATGACGGACTTTCCGAAGATGATGTTTATAAAGATTATAGCAGTTTGTTAGGGTTCATGGACCGCATCTTTCAAAATGATGATATATTAATCTTTACACATGGTATCAACTCTTATTCGAATACATGCGTAACGGTAGGTAATTTATCGGATGAATATGCATCCGTTCGCGATGATGATCCGTCGAAGTTTGTCAATGCAGGTAACTGGCTGGAGAATGCCGGTACACGTTTCGAAATAGGAAGTAAAAGTGATGGGAAGAATTTCAAAAGTGCTATTTCTCGTGCTTATACCGGACTTCGTATCGTGAACCGTGTAATTAGCGGAGTAGATCAAGTGAAATCCATCACAGACGATCAAAGGAGAAAACTGTTGGGACAGGCTCATTTCCTGCGTGCCTACTTCTATTTTGAGATTATCAAACGATATGGCGGAATGCCCATCTTTGACCAGCTTTGGGGAGCATCGGACGACTTTGACTTTCCCCGTAAAACTTATCAGGAATCCAATGCTTGGATGCAGACAGACTTGGATAAAGCCATTGAATATTTACCTATAAGCTGGCCTGACGAGGAACATGGACGGCCTGACAGAGTAAGCGCCATGGCATTAAAAGCGATGACACAGCTTTATGCTGCCAGCCCTTTGATGCAGAACGACTTGAATTCTATTGAAAACAAAGGATATGGAAAAGAGATGGCTGCCGAAGCTGCCCGTAGTGCGCAAAAGGCGATCAACGCTATTGAAAGCCACGAATATTATCGCTTGATGAATCACGACGAATATCGTAGTATTCAATTAATGCCTAATTCCAATCAATTCGCACAGCCGGAATACTTATGGTTCCTGCGTTGGCATCATGGCAACTGGTCTGCTTTCGTCAGAGCGCAATGGCTGACACAACCATATGATAATAAAACCGGTGCCGAGGGTACTCCTTATAATGCTCCGACACAAAATGCGGTAGATATGTACGAACGTAAGGGAGCTGACGGCAACTACTATCCGATCACTGATCCGCGTTCCGGTTATGATGCGGTAAAGACTACCAATCCTTACTCGGATAGAGATCCTCGCTTCACGAATAATATCCTCGTGCCCGGTGAGCAATGGGGAAAGAATTTACAGGGTGTTCCTTATTATCTGACTACTTATTCGGGCGGCTACTCCGAGAACTTCATTTCTACCAATCAGTTTACGAGAGGCTCTCAACAGACCGGATATATGTGTAAGAAGTTCATCTGGCCGGAAGCAAGTGTACCTTTGTTTGGCGAAGCTGGTTTCCAATTATATCGTTTGGTGGCTGTGTACATTCGTGTTTCCCAAGTTTATCTGGATATGGCAGAGGCTTCATACGAAGCGACAGGTGATCCGGATGCAGTCGTTACGGGTTGTACGATGTCGGCCCGCCAGGCTTTGAATAAAATCCGCGTAAGAGCCGGAATCGGTGAATTGCCGGATGGAGTTGACTTTAGAGAAGCTTATCGTCGGGAACGTGGTGTGGAATTGATGTTCGAAGGACACCGCTGGTATGATATCCGCCGTTGGATGATTGCTGAAGATCTGTTTAAGGGTGAATATCCGATCATGGGTGTCAAAGCAACCCCGATCAATCATTCTTATACGGCCGACCAGTTGAAAGTGGAAAAAGCCTGCACTTATAAGTTGACCGACTTTACTTACGAGTATGTTCCGGTGAGGACAGCCGTGCGGACGTTTAACAAGCGTAATTATTGGTATCCGCTGCCGATGGATGAAGTGGCGGCTTTGGATAATCTTCAACAGAACCCCGGATGGTGA
- a CDS encoding SusC/RagA family TonB-linked outer membrane protein, which translates to MRRDRLYFSFLCLCCFLFCALDVQAQQDYWKGQVKDAVSGEPMIGVSVRVKGTGSGTITDFDGNFTVKASKGDILVISYVGYKTLELDLKNKTTLGVISLGEDTETLEEVVVVGYGVQKKVSSVGSIATAKGDDLLKIGSVNSVSEALQGQMPGVVAINSTSKPGADKASLLIRGKSTWGEAEPLVLVDGIERDFNDVDVNEIESISVLKDASATAVYGVKGANGVILLTTKRGLEQKPEISFTANFGFKQPSAAPEWSDYVTSMKQYNRAQANDGNWGAMMPESTITAWENAYATGNYGPYNDVFPEVDWWKELVKNVGYEQAYNLNVRGGTKKMSYFVSLGYLHDGDIFNTTKQEDFDPSFSYRRYNWRSNFDFNITSTTKLSFNVAGKMGYQNQPSYYENVDSPDERFFKTFFTAPSNEFPIKYSNGIWGDGLSSDQNIACLMNEGGSRNIKQHQGFYDVILNQKLDFITKGLSLKASLSYTTSSSWTTQIMPGKILGKDDLVAQRTHIRINRVYDYANPIYNADGTITYNYTEKRYPDENALGDLPVGGVYDGFKAYGRKLYYELALNYSRQFGDHDVSALFVFNRKMNESTNTANSGVMSFPAYEEDWVGRVTYNFKERYLAEFNGAYTGSEKFAPGRRFGFFPSASIGWRISEEPWVKKLTKGVLTNLKVRYSYGVVGNDKGATRFNYIQKFEQLSANAQFGKYQTSNWGPLYKEGKLADPDATWEESIKQNIGIEIGLWGKLNFTVDLFDEKRNNILMARNTIPSWADSGIAFPQVNLGKTKNHGLELDIAWNDRIGKFNYYAKFNFAASENRVVFIDDPKNQSEYLKKAGKSIGYVNKYLATGNFQSLDDIYNSAQSTIANGTHNTLIPGDLYYIDYNGDGMIDAKDMVPMKNLNYPTTTLGFTLGGSYKGIGFNMLWYSAMDVYKEAIPSYLWDFPEGNIKAQPNTLNTWTADAPIQSGPVRPSIHVQRSYNSVASTYTYTNHAYLRLKNLEVNYQIPKRWLQPLRLTKLQVYVNGSNLLTFSKGDSRRDPEHSGQNVYPMVRRYNIGFRLGL; encoded by the coding sequence ATGAGAAGAGACAGACTTTATTTTTCTTTCTTATGTCTTTGTTGCTTTTTGTTTTGTGCGCTGGACGTGCAGGCACAACAGGATTATTGGAAGGGACAAGTGAAGGATGCAGTATCTGGTGAACCGATGATTGGCGTCAGTGTTCGCGTGAAAGGTACGGGAAGCGGTACGATTACTGATTTTGACGGTAATTTTACTGTGAAGGCATCGAAAGGAGACATACTTGTCATTTCTTATGTGGGGTATAAAACTCTGGAACTGGATTTAAAGAATAAAACGACTTTAGGAGTAATCTCTTTAGGAGAAGATACGGAGACACTGGAAGAAGTGGTAGTGGTTGGATACGGTGTACAGAAAAAGGTATCCAGTGTCGGTTCCATTGCTACTGCAAAAGGAGATGATTTATTAAAGATAGGTAGCGTGAACTCCGTTTCCGAAGCTTTGCAAGGTCAGATGCCGGGTGTGGTTGCCATCAATTCCACTTCAAAGCCGGGAGCTGATAAGGCTTCTTTATTGATTCGTGGTAAGTCTACCTGGGGAGAAGCGGAGCCACTGGTATTGGTGGATGGTATCGAACGTGACTTCAACGATGTAGATGTGAATGAAATCGAATCTATTTCCGTACTGAAAGACGCTTCGGCAACTGCGGTTTACGGTGTGAAAGGTGCGAACGGTGTGATCTTGCTGACAACCAAACGCGGACTCGAACAGAAGCCGGAAATATCATTCACAGCTAACTTCGGTTTTAAACAACCTTCTGCTGCTCCTGAATGGTCTGACTATGTGACCTCTATGAAACAGTATAACAGGGCACAGGCTAATGATGGTAACTGGGGAGCAATGATGCCCGAATCTACCATTACCGCATGGGAAAATGCGTATGCTACCGGAAATTACGGTCCGTATAACGATGTCTTTCCCGAAGTGGACTGGTGGAAAGAACTGGTAAAGAATGTAGGTTATGAACAGGCTTATAATCTTAATGTACGCGGTGGTACGAAGAAAATGAGTTATTTCGTATCTTTGGGTTATTTGCATGACGGAGATATTTTTAATACTACCAAACAAGAGGATTTCGATCCTTCCTTCTCTTATCGTCGTTATAACTGGCGTAGTAATTTCGACTTCAATATAACAAGTACCACCAAATTGTCATTTAATGTGGCGGGTAAGATGGGGTATCAGAACCAACCGTCTTATTATGAGAATGTCGATTCTCCGGATGAACGCTTTTTTAAAACGTTCTTTACGGCTCCAAGTAATGAATTTCCGATTAAATATAGTAATGGAATATGGGGAGACGGGTTAAGCTCCGATCAAAATATAGCCTGTCTGATGAATGAAGGAGGTAGTCGTAATATTAAGCAACATCAAGGTTTCTACGATGTAATCTTGAATCAGAAGCTGGATTTTATTACAAAGGGACTGTCATTGAAAGCATCATTGTCTTACACTACTTCTTCTTCATGGACTACCCAGATCATGCCGGGTAAGATTTTAGGTAAGGACGATTTGGTTGCCCAGCGTACGCATATTCGTATTAATCGTGTGTATGATTACGCCAATCCTATTTATAATGCTGACGGAACAATTACTTATAATTATACCGAGAAACGCTATCCGGATGAAAATGCTCTCGGAGATTTGCCTGTTGGTGGTGTTTATGACGGTTTCAAGGCTTACGGACGTAAACTTTATTACGAATTAGCATTGAATTATAGTCGTCAGTTTGGCGATCACGATGTAAGTGCCTTATTTGTATTTAACCGTAAGATGAACGAATCAACCAATACTGCTAATTCGGGTGTGATGAGCTTCCCGGCTTACGAAGAAGACTGGGTAGGCCGTGTCACTTACAACTTCAAAGAGCGTTATCTTGCTGAATTTAACGGTGCCTACACTGGTTCGGAAAAATTTGCTCCGGGACGCCGTTTCGGTTTCTTTCCGTCCGCTTCTATCGGTTGGCGCATCAGTGAAGAACCATGGGTGAAGAAATTGACCAAAGGTGTACTGACCAACCTGAAAGTGCGCTATTCGTATGGAGTAGTTGGTAATGATAAAGGTGCTACCCGTTTCAACTATATTCAGAAGTTTGAGCAACTATCTGCCAATGCGCAGTTTGGTAAATATCAGACCAGTAATTGGGGACCTTTGTACAAAGAAGGGAAACTGGCCGACCCCGATGCTACCTGGGAAGAATCTATTAAGCAGAATATCGGTATCGAAATAGGTTTGTGGGGTAAACTAAACTTTACTGTGGACTTGTTCGATGAAAAGCGTAATAACATTTTGATGGCACGTAATACGATTCCGTCATGGGCCGATAGTGGTATTGCTTTTCCGCAGGTGAATCTGGGTAAGACTAAAAATCACGGTCTTGAATTGGATATTGCCTGGAACGACCGTATCGGAAAGTTTAATTATTACGCGAAGTTTAATTTTGCAGCCAGTGAGAACCGTGTTGTCTTTATTGATGACCCGAAGAATCAGAGCGAATATTTGAAAAAAGCCGGAAAGTCAATCGGATATGTGAACAAATACTTGGCAACGGGAAACTTCCAGTCATTGGATGATATTTATAACTCGGCGCAGTCCACTATTGCCAATGGTACACACAACACGCTGATTCCGGGAGACTTGTACTACATCGATTATAATGGAGACGGTATGATTGATGCCAAGGATATGGTTCCGATGAAAAACCTGAACTATCCGACCACTACCCTCGGATTTACATTGGGAGGTTCTTACAAAGGAATCGGATTTAATATGTTGTGGTACAGTGCTATGGATGTTTATAAAGAAGCAATTCCTTCCTATTTATGGGACTTCCCGGAAGGTAATATCAAGGCTCAACCGAATACGTTGAATACATGGACAGCCGATGCTCCGATTCAAAGCGGTCCGGTTCGCCCCAGTATTCATGTTCAGAGAAGTTATAATTCGGTGGCCAGTACATACACATATACCAACCATGCTTATCTTCGTTTGAAGAACCTGGAAGTGAATTATCAGATTCCGAAACGTTGGTTGCAGCCTTTACGTCTGACAAAACTGCAAGTATATGTTAATGGCAGCAATCTGTTGACGTTCTCAAAAGGTGATTCCCGCCGTGACCCCGAACATTCGGGACAGAATGTTTATCCGATGGTGAGACGTTATAACATTGGTTTTAGATTAGGATTATGA
- a CDS encoding glycoside hydrolase family 43 protein has protein sequence MNTFNKILSRVTLVLGVTFMSAFQLHADDWKEIMYADPTIFVENGKYYLTGTRNQEPQGFAILESTDLEHWTVPDGSSLQLILRKGDRTYGEKGFWAPQYFKDKRTYYFTYTANEQTVIASSKSVFGPFRQKEVKPIDASAKNIDSFLFKDDDGKYYLYHVRFNKGNYLWVAEFDIKKGSIKPETLKQCLDCTEPWEKTPNYKSAPVMEGPTVMKWDGVYYLFYSANHFMNIDYSVGYATASSPFGPWKKHPNSPIIHRSLVGENGSGHGDVFKGLDGKYYYVYHVHRSDSTVSPRKTRIVPLILKKGNDGIYNITVDKEHVIKPMWK, from the coding sequence ATGAATACATTTAATAAAATCTTATCACGGGTAACACTTGTTCTAGGAGTGACATTTATGTCTGCCTTCCAATTGCATGCTGATGATTGGAAAGAAATTATGTATGCCGATCCCACTATCTTTGTGGAAAACGGCAAGTATTACCTCACCGGCACACGCAATCAGGAACCACAGGGCTTTGCTATCCTCGAATCGACCGATCTGGAGCATTGGACGGTGCCTGATGGCAGTTCCCTGCAACTGATTCTGCGGAAAGGAGATCGAACGTATGGTGAAAAAGGCTTCTGGGCACCTCAATACTTTAAGGATAAAAGAACTTATTATTTCACTTATACTGCTAATGAGCAAACAGTAATTGCTTCCTCAAAATCGGTATTCGGACCTTTTCGTCAGAAGGAAGTCAAGCCGATAGACGCTTCTGCTAAGAATATAGACTCTTTCCTATTTAAGGATGATGATGGGAAATACTACCTATATCATGTCCGCTTTAATAAAGGAAATTACCTTTGGGTAGCCGAGTTTGACATAAAGAAAGGAAGTATCAAACCGGAAACATTGAAACAATGTCTGGACTGTACGGAGCCTTGGGAAAAGACTCCGAACTATAAGTCTGCACCGGTGATGGAAGGACCGACTGTTATGAAGTGGGACGGGGTATATTACCTCTTCTATTCTGCCAATCATTTTATGAATATCGACTATTCGGTAGGCTATGCTACTGCTTCTTCCCCTTTCGGTCCGTGGAAGAAACATCCGAACAGTCCGATCATTCATCGCAGCCTCGTAGGAGAAAACGGATCAGGACATGGAGATGTATTTAAAGGGCTGGATGGAAAATATTACTATGTTTACCACGTTCATCGTTCAGATTCCACCGTGTCCCCTCGTAAAACACGTATTGTTCCGCTCATCCTGAAGAAAGGAAACGATGGCATATACAACATCACCGTAGACAAAGAGCACGTCATAAAGCCAATGTGGAAATGA